CAGAAACGGCGTACTCGAAGACGTGGCGGACCACAGCGATGGGACAAGCGAGAAGGACTTTGCGTCCGACATGGAAGATTCTGAGGACTCGCCATTTGAAGCGGCCCGCGATAACATGGGACTTAAATCGGAGGCATTGCTGGGAAACGATATCTGCTCGACGATCAGACGCCGTGCATTGCTGGGCTACGGAACCAATGCCGAGAACAACATGACAATTCTCGAAAGCATGAGCTGGCTAGAAACAACTCTGCAGCTGCGCAACGCGTGGAAATGGATTTCCATCTCTCATGATCTGGTAGCCTCGGGCAAGATGATTTCTGGTAGCTTCGACTTTGGGTATCTAGGCGTTCTGGGCATTTGGCACATGGAAGAAGGCTTTGCCGAGCAGAAGCGGTACAACGGCGAGGGCAGTTTCACGTCGAGGGAGCTTTTTACCGCAGCCCGACAAATAGTCGAGAAACGCACGCTCGAAACTAAAATCCTTGCTGCCCCGCTGATTGGTTTCGACGGCGAAAGCCAAAAGGAAGTCCAGCGTCGGCTCGCAATGCACGTGATTGGCTGGGATTTTGGTGTCAAGGAGCTTGAAGATAAGTACGAAAACCTGATAGCCAAGGAGCACTACGAGCGAGCAGCCGGCTGGGCCGTTTTCCATGGAGACATTTCGCGGGCCATCGACATCCTGGCCGGCTCGAAGAACGAGACGTATCGCATAATGTCGACGGCTATTGCGGGCTATTTCGCCTTCCGCGACTCGCAGATCAACACCACTTGGAAAGACCAGTGTCGGAAGCTGTCTTCCGACTTGGAAAATCCGTATTTGCGCGTGATCTTTGGCTACATAGCGGACGGCAATTGGTGGGACGTGCTTGACGACTCTTTCTTGCCTCTGCGTGAAAAGTTGGGCGTTGCACTGCGTTTTCTCCCAGATAGCGAGTTGGATGTTTATTTAACGAGGCTTGCAGAAAACGTCATCAAGAGAGGTGAAATTGAAGGTATTATTCTTACCGGAGTGACCGCTCGGGGAATGGACCTTCTGCAGTCATTTGTCGACCGCACAAGCGATATCCAGAGTGCTTGTCTCATTGCGTCATTTGGCTGCCCAAAATACTTTAGAGACGATCGTGTCGAGGACTGGGTAGAAAACTACCGGTATCtgttgaacagctggaGTTTATTCCATGTCAGGGCCAAATTTGACGTGGCAAGAACTAGACTATCGCGACAAAACAACGGCGAGACACAAACGATACCCGTTCCGCGCCAGGTTTACTTGCAATGCACCAACTGTCACAAGAAtatctcaaagaaaaagaataCCGGTCCGcagctcaaaaatggcatGTTGCTACAAAAAGAGTCACCGCTGCATACATGTCCCCATTGTGGCCATTCTCTGCCGCGCTGTGCCATCTGTCTGATCACCCAGGGCATTGCCCTGCCAAAAGAGATGTCGCGGGTGGACCACGATGCAGTTGACGATAACCTCACGCTGGAGACTCAGTTCAAAGAGTGGTTCAGCTTCTGTCTGTCGTGTAACCATGGAATGCATGCGGGACACGCAGAGGAATGGTTTTCGAAGCACTACATCTGCCCGGTGCCCGACTGTGACTGCCGCTGCAACAACAAATAGCTGGAAAGGTGTTTGGTGGTGTATGGATGTGTAATCTATTTTTATAATAAAGTCAAAATTTCAGCCTGCCAGTGTTTATTATTGGGAAGGGGTTGAAAGCgttttttatttatcgTATTTTGAACAAAATCAGGGAGATTTCTCGCCTAATTTTAAAACAAAATAAAGGTTCTAATTGTTTGATTCAAGCATTATTAGCAAAATTAACTAGCATTTCTGCATAGAATTGGACGGAATCCAACATCAACTTGTTTTATTAGTGCTGTTTATCTCCAGTGATCTGGATCAAGATTAGTTGGCGTTTCCACATGTCTGAAGGAAAAGATCCAGTAATTACTGATATTCTTCGCAAGATCGAGCGCGAGCGCAACATTGCGCTGGGAGCTAGCAACCTGCGTAAAGAAACATCCAATGCGCTCGTTATACAAAAATGTAACACTTCCATTAGAGAGGCCCAGAAAAACATTGAATATCTGGAACAAACGTTAAAAAAGTTGCGTTTGCAGAAAGTGAACTCGAATGATCGCTCCTCGCCTGCTGAGTCGTCGCACTCACAATCGGTAGAAAGCGTTTCCTCTACCAATGGAGACTCGCATCACAACAAGAAACCAATCCATAAACCCACCTTCACGGTCCTCGATTTGCTGAAGTATGAGTGTCCGTCGCTAGGGCATAGAATACAGTATATGCTGCAACAGTTGGAGTTTAAAATCCAGGTTGAGCAGCAGTATAAAGAGGCGAACGAGAAGATATACAAGTTGTATCAACTGGAAGGTGACCGGCGGAGTattgcagcagctgccgaTGGCTGTGTTGAAGGCGAGCGAAAGATCCAGCTGATGCGCAAAGCACTGAAACAGTACCAATCGATGTACATTGACATCGATGAAGTCGCTCGTGAGAATGCTGTGATCAACACGTTCAGGAAAAACCCTTTGACAGGAATGTTGTCCATTACAATTTCCACTGTTCGCAATGTTGATCACATTGCATCTCCAGTTTTTACCAGAAATCCGGACTCCATCGTTACaatcaagatcgacgacgtTGAACGTGGCCGGACCAAAGGATCAAGAAACGATAGGTGGAATGAAACATTTGAGATCAACGTTGAAAAAGGAAATGAGGTCGCACTTACCGTGTACGACAAGTCTGGTGATCAGCTTGTGCCCGTTGGCCTTGCCTGGCTGCCCTTGTCCGATATTGCAGAGGAGATCCGTAGAAAGAAGGTGACTAAGGAGCGCGGGGGCGACTGGATGATCGGCTCTGCTTTGCAGCAAGGTCCCAGAAGCCAGCTCAGTTCTTCTGCATCCAACACGACCATGGAAAGCAGAAGCGATTTGCCGGGTCTTTCCTCTGCTTCTGCAAATGGATCCTCGACGGCATCAGCAAGCGACACAAACACAGTGACCTCCACCTGCTGGTTTGAGTTGGAACCTACGGGTCAGATATTGATCACTATTGGATTTACCAAGGCGAACGAGCACCGCAAAGGAGAACGGTACGCTTTTGGAGGTGGTTTAGGACGTCATGGTGCCATCCGtcaaagaaaagaagaaatttACGAGCACCATGGCCACAAGTTCGTCCAAAAGCAGTTCTACAACATCATGTGCTGTGCAGTTTGCGGCGATTTCCTCAGATACAGTGGATTCCAATGTGAGGATTGCAGATTTTTGTGCCACAAGAAGTGCTACAAGAACGTTATTAATAAGTGCatttccagaaccagcaCAGATTCTGCGCCAGAAGAAACACAGCTCAATCACAGAATTCCTCACAGATTTGAGCAGGTCACAAACAGAGGCACGAAATGGTGTTGTCATTGTGGCTATATCCTTCCATGGGGTAGAAAGAATATTAGAAAGTGTTCTGAGTGTGGCATATTCTGCCATGCTACGTGTTCGCATCTGGTTCCAGACTTCTGTGGTATGTCAATTGAAAAGGCAAGCCAGATTCTGTCTGCTATCAAGTCAACACAGGAAAGCAAAACTACCAAGCCTAAACCACCAGTTCCTACCCAATCTTCTGCTACTTTAACCACAATAAGCAGCAAAGCCGCTCCTTCCTTTGGGTCAGAACAGACTAAGGTGGACCATATCCCAACAGCACAGCATGAATATCCAAGTACCGCTGTCACAAAGCAAGCGTATCAGAAGCAACAACTGCAAACTGGTCCAGGGCAATATGAGGGTCGCCAGCTTCCAGAGATTCCATTGCAGAATAAGCCTGTACCTCCAACCCCTCAGCAGACTGGCTCGCATCCAGCTCCGCAGCCACAATCCAGACCAAGCACACAACCAGCTGCACAGCTTGCCCCACAACAAGCGGTCCCATCAGCCTCTCAAGAAGTTGCCAAACCTGTTGAGAAAAGATCTCCTGCTAAACAGAACGGCCCATCCTCTCACCGTTCGAAACAACGCCGTCATCGTCACAGATATGGTTTGGACGACTTCAATTTCGTGGCTGTTCTTGGTAAGGGTAACTTTGGTAAGGTGATGCTGGCCGAAAGCGTACACACACACAAGCTTTGTGCTATCAAGGTGTTGAAAAAGGATTTCATAATTCAAAACGATGAGGTGGAAAGCACAAAGTCGGAGAAAAGAGTGTTTATGATTGCCAACAAAGGGCAACATCCATTCCTCTTGAATTTACACCAGTGCTTCCAAACCGAAAATCGTATCTACTTTGTTATGGAGTACATCACGGGAGGAGATCTGATGTGGCATGTTCAACAGAAGCGCTTCTCTCTGAGAAGAGCACAATTTTATGCGGCCGAAGTTCTTCTTGCCTTGAAGTTCTTACACGAAAACGGCGTTATCTATAGAGACCTCAAGTTGGACAATATCATGTTGAGTGAGTCGGGTCATATTAAGCTCGGGGACTACGGTTTGTGCAAGGAAAATATGTGGTATGGAAACAAAACGTCCACGTTCTGCGGAACACCTGAGCTAATGGCACCTGAGATCTTGAAAGAACAAGGTTACGACAAGGCCGTTGATTGGTGGGCCTTTGGTGTTTTACTATACCAGATGTTGCTCACCAAGTCTCCATTCAAGGGTgaagacgaggacgaggtgTTCAATGCTATATTGACTGACGAGCCTCTGTACCCTATCAACATGGCTAAGGAAGCTGTTGACATCTTGCAACGTTTGCTGACACGAGACCCTGCGCAGCGTCTTGGTTCTGGCGAGGCGGATGCGCTTGAAATCATGGCGCACCCATATTTCGCAAACATCAATTTCGACGATGTTCTAAATCTGAGAGTGACTCCACCTTATATCCCCGAAATCCGCGACCCGCGCAAACCAGAGTGCTTTGATGAGGAATTCACCTCGCAGGCAGCAAAACTTACGCCTGTCAACAGTGTTTTATCGCCTTCCATGCAAGAGATGTTCAGAGGCTTTACTTACGTCAATGAGGAGAATGCCATTTAAATTCGCGAATTTtacaaaaataaattaacACTGCTGAGATTTATCGCGGCACGCAATTCAGTTGACCGATGGTAACAGTGAATACAATTCAAGAGCTTTGTAGCTTGGAGCTTGCCAGTTTGGTGAAAAGCACTTTCCAGAAAGCTTTGCAGAATGGACAACTGGTTTTTTCGCCTAGCAAACACGAGCATTACACTGACCCTCAGACAGGGATGGAGTGCGAGCTGATGGTGGTCGAGGGACTTCGCAAACGCCCTATAAATAGACCTACGCAGCCTGGATCTGACGAGAAGATTTCTagcgacaagatcgagcaAGTGAAGGCCAAAAATCCGTTTATGAAACCGGAGCCAGAATTGACGGTGATTGATACATTGTTGCATGACTACAGGCTCATTTTGAACAAGTTCCCCAACACGGAGGAGCACTTTTTGATGGTCACGAAAGACTTCATCCAGCAGGACACTTTGCTGCAGCCAGTAGAATTGGAGCTGATGCTCACCATTTTGAGGAAGCTGAACAACTCGGATGACAAGTTTTTTGCATTCTTCAACTCGGGACCTGAGTCAGGATACTCACAGTTCCATAAACACATTCAATTCATGAAACTGCCGCCTGGTTTCCATGTCTATCAAAATTCGCTAGTTGAAAACAGCGATTTTTATATTCCCACAGAGACGTCGGAGTCCAAGAAACCGCTTGTGAACAAGAACTTGACGTTCAAGCACTTCGTGCTCAAACTGCCAAAGACTTTTGCAtccgaggaggagcaacAGTCCACACTTGCTCTAATGTACATGTATTTATTCAAGCGCGTGTTGAACGTTTTCAGAGAGTATGAGGTGGATTCAAGCAAGTTGAGCTATAACTTTCTAATGATGGATAATTGGATGATGATCATACCTAGACGCAATGCCTTTTTTGACGGCATATGGCAAAATAGTCTTGGATTTATGGGTCTTTTCACGACCAAGGACGAAACGGTTAAGTCCAAAATTCTTCATCACGGCGCTGGGACTATCCTGCGTGAATGCGGATTCGAATTGGATCCTACTGATGACAGCCATAAATATGATGAGTACAGTTACTAGAGAATTACTAACTAATGCTATCAACATGTAACATATATTTCTGGTCTATACAATCAAGCCTTGGCgatgttgttgagctcTTCCTTTTCGAACTCCTCAGCTTCAGCCTCCAGAATGTATGGAAGCATGTATGGAATGTCCTCCTCTGGCTTCAAAACCTTGGATGGAGGAAGGACTTTAGCGGAcaagacgagctggtgagcGGTGATGATTCTGTAATTTCTGGCGTAAGACTCGTCGGCTGGCAATCTGGAAATGACTTTTTGCATGAGTGGTGTCTCTTCAATCATCAAATCGTCGAGTCTGGATGTTAGCAAAGAACAATGTCTTGAAACTTACCTTAGTCCAATTTCTCTGTAGCCGGAAAGGTATGTGAAGGTCTTGGCAACCGGCAGCATGAACTGTCTCAAGATTGGAGTCTTGAGAACATAGTCGGCGGCCTTTTTGATGCTTGTAACGGAAGCCATGATTGTTGGTTGAGAAAGAAAATTATAAATTTTATTCTCGCGAAAGGTGAttggcgaaaaaaagatcTTTTACGTAAGCATTAACGGTATACGTAATACTGCTATAATGGTACCGGCGACGCGATGAGCACACCACTAGCAGGCACATTGCTGCTCGTTCGTAGAAGGTCTCTGATTCAGGTCTACTGTGCGTCTTCTGCGCTGGCCCTGCTGGCTCAGCTTTTCCTCCAGTGGCAATTTCAAGGCAATGTCTTTGAAGCAATCCTTCACCTTCTCCCCCGTTTTAGCACTGACCTCTGCATACATGAGTCCCAGTTCGTTGGCAAAGGCCTGGGCCTCATCTTTGCTGATTTTtcgctcctcctccaaatcAAGTTTATTTCCTACCAGGGCGATCACAATGCCTGAACTtgcttgtttctgaagtTCTTTGATCCAGTACTTAGCCTTGTCGAGCGACGATTCCTGTGTGATATCAAAAACAACCAGCGCTGCTTGTGCGTTTCTGTAATACATAGAGGCGAGTGATCTGTATCTTTCCTGGCCTGCAGTGTCCCATATCTCGAACTTGACGGTCGTATTAGCGTCAATCTGGATGGTTTGGGTAAGAAAAGCTGCGCCGATGGTAGACTCCCGCGAGTCTGTAAAAGAGTCTTTCACAAATCTGTGGACAATAGAGGATTTTCCCACCGCAGATTCGCCTAGTGCGTTAGCAAAATTGGTATTTTTTACATACCTAGCAAGACAAGCTTAAATTGTGCAAACCTCATGGCGGACTGGCCGTGTTCCGTCGCTGTGTTAGAGGACATGTCAAGAATCTCGCGAAGATAAGGGAGATAAATATAGGAAAATTAAGAAGTTGAAGCAAACACagccttgattttttttgaggACGGCTTAGCCACAGACTGTTTGAATGATGAAAGTATTTATAGTTGTGTGCATGGGATGGTAAATTTGTCTATGTACACTCTACACCACCtactcgtcgatcttcgCAAGAATCTCCTTGTCACTGAACAATAAATACTCCTCTCCATCAATCTTGACTGGGGATCCACCGAAGCTTGGCAATAACACCTTATCGCCTTTCTTCACGATGGTTGGTACAAGCTCACCCTTGTCGTTTTTGATGCCTGGTCCGTTTGCGACCACTGTACCGAATGCCAGCTTGTCCTGATTCTTCTCAGGTATGTAGATACCTGATGCGGTCTTCGAGGCAGCCTTGGctctctggacgaggacacGGTCGAACAATGGCTTAATTGAgttgagcttgagaagACTAGACATGACAATAATTTCAGTCAACGCCAGTGCTGGCCAAATTATTCTTATATTTCTGTCTCGGAAATTTCGAGAAGCAGTCAGTCTCCGAATTGTCTCCGGCCTTCATGCCATACCgacttttttcagcattttttctcttttgcgTCTGCTATTGCCTTTTTTCGGCTTCACAATCACAGACGCGCGCGTCTCCACGCTATTCCACAGCTCGTCGTGAATCGTGGGTGGCAGTTTGCGCCCGTACAAACACTGGTCGACAAGCCATGTCCCCAGAATGAATTCTTCCTTCGTCAGCGTGCCGTCGTCGAATTCCAGATCGTCGTGCTGCTCGTCCTGGTCTTGTTGGCGTGCAAAGTACTCTTTCTTGCGGTGTTCAATTAGAAGGTCCCAGATCCGCTCCAAAGTCTCGTCGCTCAGTCTTGACCTGCGCCAAAGCTCTCTCACGACGAGTCCATGGATCCGTTGGCCGGCGTCTGCCACAATGCTTTCCTCCCTGTCGTCCACGTAGGAGCCCTTGTTGGCTGCCCAGACTCCTTCGTATcgttttttctcctcctcggtcACGTAATTAGCATCATTGTGATGCTTCCATGGTTTTGCCTCGTTGAAGCCTTTTTTCGTATGTTTCTCCTTCCGAAGCGTCGTCTTGAACTTCAAATGCTGGTCCTGTTCAGCAGGCACGGGGAATGTCGATTGGCTCGAGTCGTGTCGTTGTAAACCCAGCATACGCTGGAATTTTTTGCCGTGCGCCCCTCTCACCAGTCCGTGGTGATGGTGAGGCAACCTATACTCAGCGACGGGGGAAACAGGGTACTGGGGTAGCGCTTCGTCTCCACTGACGGGCATATCGTCAACAACGGGCTCCGCAAAGGCCGGCTCTTTTAAGATCGAAGTGCTTTCATTCACTTCCACCGCTGGAGGTGGCTTTCTGGACAGTGGGCGTTTCGTGTCAAATTTCTCGTTATCTGAAGGATTCTGGTCATAATAATCGGCTATTGTAGCCGGTTCGGGCAGCTGGTTAAGGGCATGTTTTGGGAAGTCGTAGCTGAGGTCCCAGTTGCTGTAGCTAGATGACGGCTCTTCGGGAGCGTCTTTATAAAGATaatcctcgtcctcggaGATCATGGGCAATGAGAGGGAAGAGTACGAGTTGGATGTACTGATAGACCCGTCATGAGAGACTTTGGGTGGCGGAGacagcagcttgatgtcATCTTTTAAAGAGGAACTCAAGCTATGCACTGACGACTTGGCAGAGCGGTTGGGAGACGAATTGTTGTACGGACTTTTAGAAAGCGGATCGGTGTAAAAGTCTGGATGCGGCGGAATGGGGTCGTTGGTACTCAATGGCTTGGCTGTGCCGAAATTGGGCGATTTTAGGTTTGGAATGGAATGCGACGAGAGACTCACAGGGACAGGTCTAATGGATGGTGAGGACAGATTTTCGGGAGTAGTGGACAGTTTTGGCTGGCTCGTTGAAACCATTAGCGACGGCTTCGACTTGGCGACGAGCGAAGCGGCAGCTAGCGCTgcagacgagctgttgctgttcACCGAATCCCAAGTCGTGCGCGAGGCATGCTTACCAGGAGTTGATGGTCTTTTCCCCCAGTCTGCAGAGGAGGGCACCGGAGTCTGTTTTGTTCGCACGGATGacacgctgctggccgAGCCATCGCTCTTGCGAGGATGCGAGTTTCTAAGGATTGGCTGTGGGTTGGCCTTTTTGATGCGGGCCAAAGACGCTGTATGCGGGACAATCTCGTTAGCCGAGGCTGTCTGGCTAGACTGCTTCCTGACGGCAGCTTTCGCTGCCAGAGAGGAGTCCATGTTCATGGTGCAAGAGTGCTAGAGGAACAGAGTGTACTTAACAAGGATCAGAACAGATTTTTGAAATGTTCGATTATGTAATAAATTATGGCAGATGAGAGTAGCACACGGGACACGCGCAAGCTAGACGCTCGTTCAGAGAGAATTCCTTGTAGCAATacagctgaaaaacagaaactgcttcaGGCACAAACTAGGCGAACGACCACGTTTCAAGGCCAATTTCGGGAGATACGTCAACGGTGTCTTATCCACACAGCCAagcaaaatttttttttcaaaaaaagTAATCCTTTTGATTTATGACGATTGGTAACTTTGCCACTGACAAAAAGGCGCTGCCGTTCTCCGAGCAGCACTACTTTTCCTCATACGACCACTTCGGCATCCACGAAGAGATGCTGAAGGATACTGTGCGCACGCTGTCGTACAGAAACGCGATAATGAAGAATAGACACCTGTTTAAGGATAAGATTGTTTTGGATGTGGGATGCGGAACGGGGATTTTGTCGATGTTTGCCGCCAGAGCTGGTGCCAAGCACGTGATTGCCGTGGATATGTCGAACATCATTGAGATGGCTCAGCAGATCGTCGACATCAACGGGTTCTCGGACAAGATCACGCTCTTGAGAGGAAAATTGGAAGATGTCGAAATGCCTTACGATAAGGTGGATATCATCATTTCCGAGTGGATGGGGTACTTCCTGCTTTACGAGTCCATGTTGGATACAGTTTTGGTGGCCAGAGACAGATACCTGAAACCAGGAGGGCTGATTTTCCCTGATAAGGCCAATATTCAGGTTGCCCTGATTGAGGATGGCAGCTACaaagacgaaaaaatcTTTTACTGGGAGGATGTTTATGGATTTGACTATTCGCCGTTTATCCCTCTTGTGATGACGCAGCCTCTCATTGAGACCGTCGAGAACAAGACGGTGGTGACCAACCATTTCAAACTGATTGAATTCGACCTCAACACCGTCACgattgacgagctggctTTCCACAAACAATTCAAGCTGACGGCCACCAGAGACGATCTAGCTCACGCTTTGGTTGCGTGGTTTGATATCGAGTTCCCTTATGACCAGCCACAGAACAAAGTTGTATTTTCGACCGGTCCGCACGTGAATTACACTCACTGGCAGCAGACAATTTTTTATTTGGACCAGGTGCTGGACCTGAAAAAGGGCGAGACGATCGAGGGCTCGCTGGCCTCGAGACCCAACGAGCACAACAACAGAGAGCTGGACATTGAGCTGGAGTGGGACTTCAGAGCCTCGGGCGACCACGACTCGCGCCAGCAAAGAGGCAAGTTCAATTACTTTTTGCGGTAACCTAATTAGATGCGT
This portion of the Ogataea parapolymorpha DL-1 chromosome IV, whole genome shotgun sequence genome encodes:
- a CDS encoding WD40 repeat-containing protein; the encoded protein is MSGCIVRAVGWKYGTEERFLGAAPTGETVSLYQTNNDSEGSDEEMTKLFSRGGFDKIQCLQYSSEKPGVTGVGQLDGSGHIFDITAAQTPPLVLRPKQARSCNSISFNERELVALGFDRGRQDHSIQIWDLASCSRAGKNESVIPPLLSFVPNESVSSLSFCEGSNIIAGSYKLLREYDVRTNQPVYQLSTRCTLHINVDPFYSHFFASASEDGSLAIWDRRKLGDSSSMVRVQGSGITSDSPLLLFSKLLSDQRRSGGSPYRYSTVTHGELGALFDGDLVRRWKFGVVPPLESELAKFESMVGRSRAEGTLVATNFRPTDSLFISRVSDAKTKYERVISFDYSPNFHSQQGIDLVCMRQSGSIYKMHVVESPTGMDFNSFNDLTFTGPEGTCSKMVKDAVDEEQPSRRASQDDRNGVLEDVADHSDGTSEKDFASDMEDSEDSPFEAARDNMGLKSEALLGNDICSTIRRRALLGYGTNAENNMTILESMSWLETTLQLRNAWKWISISHDLVASGKMISGSFDFGYLGVLGIWHMEEGFAEQKRYNGEGSFTSRELFTAARQIVEKRTLETKILAAPLIGFDGESQKEVQRRLAMHVIGWDFGVKELEDKYENLIAKEHYERAAGWAVFHGDISRAIDILAGSKNETYRIMSTAIAGYFAFRDSQINTTWKDQCRKLSSDLENPYLRVIFGYIADGNWWDVLDDSFLPLREKLGVALRFLPDSELDVYLTRLAENVIKRGEIEGIILTGVTARGMDLLQSFVDRTSDIQSACLIASFGCPKYFRDDRVEDWVENYRYLLNSWSLFHVRAKFDVARTRLSRQNNGETQTIPVPRQVYLQCTNCHKNISKKKNTGPQLKNGMLLQKESPLHTCPHCGHSLPRCAICLITQGIALPKEMSRVDHDAVDDNLTLETQFKEWFSFCLSCNHGMHAGHAEEWFSKHYICPVPDCDCRCNNK
- a CDS encoding Elongation factor 2 (EF-2), also encoded by EFT1 is translated as MSEGKDPVITDILRKIERERNIALGASNLRKETSNALVIQKCNTSIREAQKNIEYLEQTLKKLRLQKVNSNDRSSPAESSHSQSVESVSSTNGDSHHNKKPIHKPTFTVLDLLKYECPSLGHRIQYMLQQLEFKIQVEQQYKEANEKIYKLYQLEGDRRSIAAAADGCVEGERKIQLMRKALKQYQSMYIDIDEVARENAVINTFRKNPLTGMLSITISTVRNVDHIASPVFTRNPDSIVTIKIDDVERGRTKGSRNDRWNETFEINVEKGNEVALTVYDKSGDQLVPVGLAWLPLSDIAEEIRRKKVTKERGGDWMIGSALQQGPRSQLSSSASNTTMESRSDLPGLSSASANGSSTASASDTNTVTSTCWFELEPTGQILITIGFTKANEHRKGERYAFGGGLGRHGAIRQRKEEIYEHHGHKFVQKQFYNIMCCAVCGDFLRYSGFQCEDCRFLCHKKCYKNVINKCISRTSTDSAPEETQLNHRIPHRFEQVTNRGTKWCCHCGYILPWGRKNIRKCSECGIFCHATCSHLVPDFCGMSIEKASQILSAIKSTQESKTTKPKPPVPTQSSATLTTISSKAAPSFGSEQTKVDHIPTAQHEYPSTAVTKQAYQKQQLQTGPGQYEGRQLPEIPLQNKPVPPTPQQTGSHPAPQPQSRPSTQPAAQLAPQQAVPSASQEVAKPVEKRSPAKQNGPSSHRSKQRRHRHRYGLDDFNFVAVLGKGNFGKVMLAESVHTHKLCAIKVLKKDFIIQNDEVESTKSEKRVFMIANKGQHPFLLNLHQCFQTENRIYFVMEYITGGDLMWHVQQKRFSLRRAQFYAAEVLLALKFLHENGVIYRDLKLDNIMLSESGHIKLGDYGLCKENMWYGNKTSTFCGTPELMAPEILKEQGYDKAVDWWAFGVLLYQMLLTKSPFKGEDEDEVFNAILTDEPLYPINMAKEAVDILQRLLTRDPAQRLGSGEADALEIMAHPYFANINFDDVLNLRVTPPYIPEIRDPRKPECFDEEFTSQAAKLTPVNSVLSPSMQEMFRGFTYVNEENAI
- a CDS encoding Diadenosine 5',5''-P1,P4-tetraphosphate phosphorylase II (AP4A phosphorylase), with the protein product MVTVNTIQELCSLELASLVKSTFQKALQNGQLVFSPSKHEHYTDPQTGMECELMVVEGLRKRPINRPTQPGSDEKISSDKIEQVKAKNPFMKPEPELTVIDTLLHDYRLILNKFPNTEEHFLMVTKDFIQQDTLLQPVELELMLTILRKLNNSDDKFFAFFNSGPESGYSQFHKHIQFMKLPPGFHVYQNSLVENSDFYIPTETSESKKPLVNKNLTFKHFVLKLPKTFASEEEQQSTLALMYMYLFKRVLNVFREYEVDSSKLSYNFLMMDNWMMIIPRRNAFFDGIWQNSLGFMGLFTTKDETVKSKILHHGAGTILRECGFELDPTDDSHKYDEYSY
- a CDS encoding GTP-binding protein ypt5, which gives rise to MSSNTATEHGQSAMRFAQFKLVLLGESAVGKSSIVHRFVKDSFTDSRESTIGAAFLTQTIQIDANTTVKFEIWDTAGQERYRSLASMYYRNAQAALVVFDITQESSLDKAKYWIKELQKQASSGIVIALVGNKLDLEEERKISKDEAQAFANELGLMYAEVSAKTGEKVKDCFKDIALKLPLEEKLSQQGQRRRRTVDLNQRPSTNEQQCAC
- a CDS encoding Increased rDNA silencing protein 4, translating into MNMDSSLAAKAAVRKQSSQTASANEIVPHTASLARIKKANPQPILRNSHPRKSDGSASSVSSVRTKQTPVPSSADWGKRPSTPGKHASRTTWDSVNSNSSSAALAAASLVAKSKPSLMVSTSQPKLSTTPENLSSPSIRPVPVSLSSHSIPNLKSPNFGTAKPLSTNDPIPPHPDFYTDPLSKSPYNNSSPNRSAKSSVHSLSSSLKDDIKLLSPPPKVSHDGSISTSNSYSSLSLPMISEDEDYLYKDAPEEPSSSYSNWDLSYDFPKHALNQLPEPATIADYYDQNPSDNEKFDTKRPLSRKPPPAVEVNESTSILKEPAFAEPVVDDMPVSGDEALPQYPVSPVAEYRLPHHHHGLVRGAHGKKFQRMLGLQRHDSSQSTFPVPAEQDQHLKFKTTLRKEKHTKKGFNEAKPWKHHNDANYVTEEEKKRYEGVWAANKGSYVDDREESIVADAGQRIHGLVVRELWRRSRLSDETLERIWDLLIEHRKKEYFARQQDQDEQHDDLEFDDGTLTKEEFILGTWLVDQCLYGRKLPPTIHDELWNSVETRASVIVKPKKGNSRRKREKMLKKVGMA
- a CDS encoding HNRNP arginine N-methyltransferase, whose amino-acid sequence is MTIGNFATDKKALPFSEQHYFSSYDHFGIHEEMLKDTVRTLSYRNAIMKNRHLFKDKIVLDVGCGTGILSMFAARAGAKHVIAVDMSNIIEMAQQIVDINGFSDKITLLRGKLEDVEMPYDKVDIIISEWMGYFLLYESMLDTVLVARDRYLKPGGLIFPDKANIQVALIEDGSYKDEKIFYWEDVYGFDYSPFIPLVMTQPLIETVENKTVVTNHFKLIEFDLNTVTIDELAFHKQFKLTATRDDLAHALVAWFDIEFPYDQPQNKVVFSTGPHVNYTHWQQTIFYLDQVLDLKKGETIEGSLASRPNEHNNRELDIELEWDFRASGDHDSRQQRGKFNYFLR